A single genomic interval of Daucus carota subsp. sativus chromosome 1, DH1 v3.0, whole genome shotgun sequence harbors:
- the LOC108201970 gene encoding protein EARLY-RESPONSIVE TO DEHYDRATION 7, chloroplastic isoform X2, with translation MSSLYPSIDSQEVAEKLFPETDSDVPIHRDSGENPPAFESSEEILIKIPGAIVHLIDKKRSVQLASGELNIVRLRQGDNVVAVLARVGDEVQWPLAKDEPAVKLNGSHYFFSLRVPEEEKGDGEELLNYGLSIAAKGQEDLLREFDGILESCSAFSVKEVKGEVVWGELGNEVSPGEMAVDGVKKEEMERNSGAFWTALAPNVEDYSGSVARMIAAGSGQVIKGILWCGDLTVGGMKWGDEYCRKRMGPRSDSDISPQTLRRMKRVKKLTKMSEDVATALLSGAVKVSGFFTSPIVNSKLGKKFFNLLPGEIVLASLDGFNKVFDAVEVAGRNVMSTTSVVTTGLVTDRYGDEAAKVTSEGLDAAGHAIGTAWAVFKIRKALNPKSFMNPTNLAKAAARANSSDLQAKYKKST, from the exons ATGTCTTCTTTGTACCCGTCTATAGACTCTCAAGAAGTTGCCGAAAAACTGTTCCCGGAAACCGATTCCGACGTCCCCATTCATCGCGATTCCGGCGAGAACCCGCCGGCGTTTGAGTCGTCAGAGGAGATTCTGATTAAAATCCCCGGTGCGATTGTTCATTTGATTGATAAGAAGCGGAGTGTTCAACTTGCCTCTGGTGAATTAAACATTGTCAGGCTTCGACAGGGTGATAATGTCGTAGCGGTTCTTGCTAGGGTCGGAGATGAAGTTCAGTGGCCGTTGGCGAAGGATGAGCCGGCGGTTAAGCttaatgggtcccactacttcTTTTCTCTTAGGGTTCCTGAGGAGGAGAAGGGAGATGGGGAGGAGTTGTTGAATTACGGGCTGAGTATTGCGGCGAAAGGGCAGGAGGATTTGTTGAGAGAATTCGATGGGATTTTGGAGAGTTGTAGTGCGTTTTCTGTGAAGGAAGTGAAGGGGGAAGTGGTTTGGGGGGAATTGGGGAATGAGGTGTCTCCGGGGGAGATGGCGGTGGATGGGGTGAAGAAGGAGGAGATGGAGAGGAATTCGGGGGCGTTTTGGACTGCGTTGGCTCCGAATGTGGAGGACTATAGTGGGAGTGTGGCGAGGATGATTGCGGCAGGGTCAGGGCAAGTGATTAAGGGGATTTTGTGGTGTGGGGATTTGACTGTTGGTGGGATGAAGTGGGGTGATGAGTATTGTAGGAAGAGGATGGGGCCGAGGTCCGATTCCGATATTAGtccacagacattgaggaggatgAAAAG GGTCAAGAAATTGACAAAGATGTCGGAAGATGTGGCGACTGCACTTCTTTCTGGAgcagtaaaagtctcagggttcTTTACGAGTCCAATTGTCAACTCCAAACTTGGCAAGAAGTTCTTCAACCTCCTCCCTGGGGAAATTGTGCTTGCCTCATTGGATGGATTTA ATAAGGTATTTGATGCTGTTGAAGTAGCTGGAAGAAATGTGATGTCCACAACTTCAGTTGTTACAACCGGGCTCGTTACTGATAG GTACGGAGATGAAGCCGCAAAGGTTACGAGTGAAGGACTAGATGCTGCAGGGCATGCAATCGGGACGGCTTGGGCGGTGTTCAAGATCAGAAAAGCTCTCAACCCCAAAAGTTTCATGAATCCAACTAATCTAGCTAAAGCTGCTGCTCGGGCCAATTCTAGTGACTTACAAGCTAAATATAAGAAATCAACCTAG
- the LOC108201970 gene encoding protein EARLY-RESPONSIVE TO DEHYDRATION 7, chloroplastic isoform X1, which produces MSSLYPSIDSQEVAEKLFPETDSDVPIHRDSGENPPAFESSEEILIKIPGAIVHLIDKKRSVQLASGELNIVRLRQGDNVVAVLARVGDEVQWPLAKDEPAVKLNGSHYFFSLRVPEEEKGDGEELLNYGLSIAAKGQEDLLREFDGILESCSAFSVKEVKGEVVWGELGNEVSPGEMAVDGVKKEEMERNSGAFWTALAPNVEDYSGSVARMIAAGSGQVIKGILWCGDLTVGGMKWGDEYCRKRMGPRSDSDISPQTLRRMKSFLIRVKKLTKMSEDVATALLSGAVKVSGFFTSPIVNSKLGKKFFNLLPGEIVLASLDGFNKVFDAVEVAGRNVMSTTSVVTTGLVTDRYGDEAAKVTSEGLDAAGHAIGTAWAVFKIRKALNPKSFMNPTNLAKAAARANSSDLQAKYKKST; this is translated from the exons ATGTCTTCTTTGTACCCGTCTATAGACTCTCAAGAAGTTGCCGAAAAACTGTTCCCGGAAACCGATTCCGACGTCCCCATTCATCGCGATTCCGGCGAGAACCCGCCGGCGTTTGAGTCGTCAGAGGAGATTCTGATTAAAATCCCCGGTGCGATTGTTCATTTGATTGATAAGAAGCGGAGTGTTCAACTTGCCTCTGGTGAATTAAACATTGTCAGGCTTCGACAGGGTGATAATGTCGTAGCGGTTCTTGCTAGGGTCGGAGATGAAGTTCAGTGGCCGTTGGCGAAGGATGAGCCGGCGGTTAAGCttaatgggtcccactacttcTTTTCTCTTAGGGTTCCTGAGGAGGAGAAGGGAGATGGGGAGGAGTTGTTGAATTACGGGCTGAGTATTGCGGCGAAAGGGCAGGAGGATTTGTTGAGAGAATTCGATGGGATTTTGGAGAGTTGTAGTGCGTTTTCTGTGAAGGAAGTGAAGGGGGAAGTGGTTTGGGGGGAATTGGGGAATGAGGTGTCTCCGGGGGAGATGGCGGTGGATGGGGTGAAGAAGGAGGAGATGGAGAGGAATTCGGGGGCGTTTTGGACTGCGTTGGCTCCGAATGTGGAGGACTATAGTGGGAGTGTGGCGAGGATGATTGCGGCAGGGTCAGGGCAAGTGATTAAGGGGATTTTGTGGTGTGGGGATTTGACTGTTGGTGGGATGAAGTGGGGTGATGAGTATTGTAGGAAGAGGATGGGGCCGAGGTCCGATTCCGATATTAGtccacagacattgaggaggatgAAAAG TTTCCTAATCAGGGTCAAGAAATTGACAAAGATGTCGGAAGATGTGGCGACTGCACTTCTTTCTGGAgcagtaaaagtctcagggttcTTTACGAGTCCAATTGTCAACTCCAAACTTGGCAAGAAGTTCTTCAACCTCCTCCCTGGGGAAATTGTGCTTGCCTCATTGGATGGATTTA ATAAGGTATTTGATGCTGTTGAAGTAGCTGGAAGAAATGTGATGTCCACAACTTCAGTTGTTACAACCGGGCTCGTTACTGATAG GTACGGAGATGAAGCCGCAAAGGTTACGAGTGAAGGACTAGATGCTGCAGGGCATGCAATCGGGACGGCTTGGGCGGTGTTCAAGATCAGAAAAGCTCTCAACCCCAAAAGTTTCATGAATCCAACTAATCTAGCTAAAGCTGCTGCTCGGGCCAATTCTAGTGACTTACAAGCTAAATATAAGAAATCAACCTAG
- the LOC108205758 gene encoding myb-related protein 308 yields MGRSPCCEKAHTNKGAWTKEEDDRLIAYIRSHGEGCWRSLPKAAGLLRCGKSCRLRWINYLRPDLKRGNFTEEEDELIIKLHSLLGNKWSLIAGRLPGRTDNEIKNYWNTHIRRKLLNRGIDPTTHRPMNETNCAQEITTISFGSGAAAVNMKEEQQEEEDHKLMMIKSSYVFQENDEKMVMERCPDLNLDLKISPPHPHQTDALKTGGRNRGLCFACSLGLQNSKDCSCNSNNGTSSSNNGTSGYDFLGLKAGGVLDYRSLEMK; encoded by the exons ATGGGCAGGTCCCCTTGTTGCGAAAAGGCTCACACCAACAAAGGAGCCTGGACTAAAGAAGAAGATGATCGCCTCATAGCTTACATTCGCTCTCATGGCGAGGGCTGCTGGCGCTCTCTCCCGAAAGCGGCTGGCCTTCTTCGATGCGGTAAGAGCTGTAGGCTCAGATGGATCAACTATTTGAGGCCTGATCTTAAACGCGGCAATTTTACTGAGGAAGAAGATGAGCTCATAATCAAACTTCACAGTCTTCTTGGCAACAA GTGGTCACTTATAGCTGGAAGATTGCCGGGAAGAACAGACAATGAGATAAAGAATTACTGGAACACTCATATCAGAAGAAAGCTTCTAAACAGAGGAATTGATCCCACAACACACAGGCCCATGAACGAGACCAACTGCGCCCAAGAAATCACAACAATATCATTCGGGAGCGGAGCCGCCGCAGTGAACATGAAAGAAGAGCAACAAGAAGAGGAAGATCACAAGCTGATGATGATCAAATCAAGCTATGTTTTTCAAGAAAACGATGAAAAGATGGTTATGGAAAGATGCCCTGATTTGAATCTTGACTTAAAAATCAGCCCTCCTCATCCACATCAAACAGATGCATTGAAAACAGGGGGGAGAAACAGGGGACTCTGTTTTGCATGCAGCTTGGGCTTACAAAACAGTAAAGATTGTAGCTGCAACAGTAATAATGGTACCAGCAGCAGTAATAATGGTACCTCAGGTTATGACTTTCTAGGGTTAAAAGCTGGTGGTGTCTTGGACTACAGAAGCTTGGAAATGAAATGA